The Intestinibaculum porci DNA window AGGCGTATGCAAAGTATTTTAATTAAAGATACCACTCGTGAAGAACGCTTGAAAATTATTCAGGATAGCTTGAACTGTGATGATTCTGCTGGCTGTGAAAACTGCAGCGGCTGCGGCGTCTTTGGCGCTGGTGATCCGTTTGAAATGTATCGTGATTACATCGAAGGCAAACGTGAAATTAAAGACATCAATATGTCTTTTATGGCGCGTATGTTTATCCGTGGACGTAATGAAAATCCTGATTAGCGAAACAACGCGTGAAGAACGCGAAAAAATCGTCAGTGATGCCCTTGGCAATACGGATGGCCTCTGCGATGGCTGCGCCTGTGGGATTACAAAGATGTATGACGATTACATTGAAGGACGTAAAGAATTATCAGAAATTCATCAGGCATTTGAAAAGGAGAGAAACCGCTAGGTTCCTCTCCTTTTTCTCTAAAGAGCGGTAGGCGCTCTTTTCGATGATTGAGGTCATTGTAGGGATTTAATTGAGTTACCAGTGGGCTGGACAATGACCGTATACATGTGAGCGGGAAACTTCACATATAAGTTATGTTGTAAGAAATTGGGATATGGGAGTTATTTCTAATTAGAAACATAACAAGAAGAAATGACTGCTTGAACAGTCAGCAACGTTTATTTGGGAGATAAACGTTATTATTAGCTTTTTTCCCCTAACTCGAACAACATTATGCCATAAGCTAGTAGGTTAGTAAATGAAATTTTCATAAATTGATGGATTTTTGCATGAAAAAGAATTATTTTGCATAAAATATATCTTGGAATAGCTCATGGTTATATATTTAAAGAAGTATGTCTTTTTATGTAAACGCTTTGATTGTGGGAAATGGAAAGATTGGCGAGATGGGTGGATTTCTAATGATGAAAACATTATAATATGCATGGTCACATGTTTGGCTAAATGGAAGGAATTATGAAGAGGAAGACATAAATGAAGAAGTTGATGATCAGTGTGCTGATGGTTGGTATCATGCTTTCTGGATGCCAGCAGAAATGCGCCACGACAAAGAAGAAAGCAATTACCAGTGAAGCAACTGTGACGAATGATTTTCATTTAGCAGACAATTATCATGAAGATCTGCTGGGTAAATATGTACAAATGCATATCACTTCGTGTGACTATGATCAAACGCAACAAGCTTTTGTGATTTATGCCCAGTTACAAAATCGTACCAAAGAAACTGTGCAGGTACTATCCTCTTATGCCCTGGTGCACGGCTATCAGATTCCCGTTAAAGCGGATCATAATCAGGTTAAAGCGGGAAAAAAGGAGGCGGCTTCGTTCCTGATTTATGAAAAAGCTCTGAAAAAAGCGAATGTGACCTTTGGCGGAGCCAGTATGACTTTCAGGGCGATAAAGGGCGCGCAGGTTTTAGAAAAAGAGACTGTAGGCTTGCCGCTGCCGAAGTTTCATCATGCCGATCAGTCATCCTGCACATATGTTGGCAATAATCAGTCAGAGAAACGAATCAATCGCTTATTTGTGAATAAAAAGGGGCTTAAAGCGTCGTTAGATTACTGCTGTCAAAATGATGCGGTTGATCGCATTTATTTACGTGTCATGAATACGACATCGCATAACTTACAAGTTGTCATGACATCATTAAAGGCCGCTAATGGGGCCGTTTCTGTCAAAGCGCCGGTGCAGATCGTTAT harbors:
- a CDS encoding purine biosynthesis protein PurH translates to MKILISETTREEREKIVSDALGNTDGLCDGCACGITKMYDDYIEGRKELSEIHQAFEKERNR